The genomic stretch CTGGACTTCTTTTACGATGGCAGTTCTTCGACCATGCTGGCCATCTAGGAGGAGTACTGTTTGGCTGGTAAGCTGTACAACCAAGTGTTCAGTTGTGTGCAGGAAAGGATGGATTTGTTCTAGCTGGTATCTGCTTTATGGCGAGAAAGCGTTATGGAAATCATATCGGACAAGAATCGTAGAAGCTTGGAAAGCTGTTACACAGCAGAAGTAACTAAATGGAAGGACAACATACCACTAGATTTTATTTCTGTGTTTCAGCGCACTAAGTGTTGAACTTGTACACGAAACAGAAAATTTGCAAAGAATGAGCaattttttgcaattttaCAACTGAAGTTAAGAAATACATATAGTTGGATTATATTAGtaaattttgtttgtacagtacacactacGTACTTATTGTATATCTGCTATTGGATGAGATAAGATAGTTCGTGTGTATCTAGTAGTTAATATTGCACTACAGTTATTCTGCATTCGTCTTTAATTAAGACCTTTATCGTTTGTCATACGTGCAGGCTTGCttctacaataattattaattagctagtaaattaattaagctaaatatataatttgtCCTTGCAGTCCCAAACGTCGTTCGGCGTCGCGCCCAAGTCGTGAATGTTTGCTGCTTTGAAGACGTTTCTGTTGCCGTGTAGGTTAGATTATGAGTTTTGCTGGTATTTCATATCGTAATTTGACTAGTGATTGGCTCGGTAGGGTGAATGCTAACGCAGGCAGTCGTCTCACACGCAGCCGGTCGCGGTGGCTACTCTCTGGGGCTAAGAGCAGCAGGAGATATGCATGGAAAGCAGTTGGATTCACAGTGGCTGTAAATAGAACAAACGAATCtggcaaattaattaattatatgtaataataaatctatttgcttacaaaaacaaacatgcgGGTCAGTGATAGACTGGTTGGTGCATGAGGTGCATGGTCTACACTGTACTGCTCGATGAGCAGCTGCCAATGACATGACTGCTCAGATAGGTGCGTTgcaatagattaattaactaagtaatatattaattaaagtctcAACAGCAGTAGTCCACTTGTCAGTGTTTGTAATATTGTAGTATCATTGTCATAAATAATTGTCGATGCTGTGtacatttatttgttgtaCAACTGTTGTAGGTTGGCTGTACGAGTTTCTCTTTGGCTCACATTGTCAACAACAGACATCACAAGTCTACTCTAACTAGTAACATTACTGAAGGAGAACATGATTTACGTTCCAGCCGTTTCCAGAAGGATCCACTTATACAGTTGGTAAGCATTGGTCGACTATAACGATCAATGGACTACATAGCTCTGCATTGTAGAAGAATTTGTGTGTTGCTTTAGGTAAAACTAGTTTGGAGCAATTTCTCTGACGTACAGAAAGTTACTGTAGGTTGGATGTAATTGCCAAAGATAATTGTATTACGTACTATGTGTGATGATGTTATGCATGACTTGCAGGTATCATTGGTGTGAATTTGTTTATTCATCTCATGTGGACAAATCCATTGCATCGAAAGTTTTTGGTTAAATGGTTTTTGTCTTGCCCTTCATCAGGTAACGTGTATTTATGAACTTCACACAGTCACCTGTTTGAAATTaggcatgcaggcaggcagttAATTAACtccagacaaagacagacagacagacacacaaactaataGCAGATTTATGCATAGATCATTGCACAAAGCGTTTACTGGTGCATGCACAAAGGTGGTTGTTTCTTGTAGCATGTCTGTTTAGGCCTTGTGTTCCCGATGTTATTTTGCTGCTTCAGTCACGCGGAGTTCTTGCATATCTTCATGAATATGCTTTTACTGTGGAAGATTGTGCGGGGTGTTGAAGAAAGTCTGACTGTTGAGCAGTTTTTGGCAACTTATTGTACTTCAGGTTTAtttgctgtctgtccatccatttgtctgtctgtctgtctgtctgtctgtctatctgtctgtctgtctgtctgtctgtctgtttgtctgtctgtttgtctgcatgtacatgtcttTATCTGTGATTTTAGGCGTATTTGGAATCATGTGTAGCAATCTGTTCAAAGTCTGTAAGGGAGTAACTGCTAATTCACTTGGAGCTGTATGTGACAAATCAGCACATAGTTCTAATTTTTCTGGCTTGACAACCTTGTACTGATAGTCTGCGTCAGTGTTTGCTCTTCTGGCCATTGTTGGGATTAACAAGCCTAATTACAGAATAGGCTTTGACTCTGTTCCTCAATTGTCTCTTTCAGCAAGAACAGTAAGCTGCATGGCACCATAATGCTCTAGCTTAATTATTGGTAGTGATTTGTTTCATAGTGTCTGCTGTTACTTCTTGGCTACAACATTGCAGGATTACTATTGAGGTGGCAGGCTATAGACTATGCTGCTCACATTGGAGGAGCTCTGTTTGGCTGGTACGTACCACATATACAGTAACTATGTTGTGTAAAGCTACTGCACAGTAAATGTTTAGAGTCAAGTCAACCATgaaagtggtgtgtgtgtgtgtgtgtgtgtgtgtgtgtgtgtgtgtgtgtgtgtgtgtgtgtgtgtgtgtgtgtgtgtgtgtgtgtgtgtgtgtgtgtgtgtgtgtgtgtgtgtgtgtgtgtgtgtgtgtgtgtgtgtgtttgattacAGTATTCTTTTATCAAGATACACTACTATGTACAGGATTGAAGTCACATGAAAATCTCAGTCCTTGCCTTCTGTACATGCACAAGCACCATGAGTCCTCAATACAACCAGACTTACCaattgtacacatgcatgcctATTAGAAACCAAAACAGCAGTGCTTGCTTGTTGCACTAAGACAAAACATTTGCTCTAGAACAGATTCATTAAGGTCTTTAATTAAGATGATAACCAAAGTAGACAACAAGTGTGGGGTAGATACCTAATAGCATTAAACTCTTTCAcatgtgtttgctgttgtctaGCAGCTTTCTCCTATGTGAGGCAAAATTAAAGGATCTAGTTACGAAGGTCAAACAGAATGAGGAAGTCTGACAATAACTCAACAAACCAGTCTCCAGCTGGTATTACACAGATTAGTAATCTAATTATTAGTTCATACAAGGATTGTATATTATGCAGaagacatgcatgtactagtGAAAAATGCTAATTTATTGATTCAAACATTCAATAATATGAAATTTTGTCAAGATAGCCAGTTATTCAACGCGACCTATTGTCAATTCGCTCAGCTTCCATACACTGTCAGGCAATTGTTGTGCGACTGTATAGAGAGCAAAACAGCCATACCTACAAATGGAAGACATTAGaaacacttacacacacacacacacacacacacacacacacacacacacacacacacacacacacacacacacacacacacacacacacacacacacacacacacacacacacaaacaaacaaacaaacacacgacAATACATTGTAGTACCTAAGTGGACCTGGATTCACAATGGTGGTTCTTCCAACTTTGATGCTACCGGGTGCACCATGGCTATGACCATGAATATGAAGAAAGACAGTTTTTTGCTGCAAATTCAGACACAAAGCAGTAGACAATAATGACTTCAGAATAATATAATGCACAATACTAGTGCAGCCGACTCCATTGTTTTTCGAAGTGTTGTGCTTCCCATTTCTACAGGATTTAGAATATCAGAGCGATCAACAGCAGTGCCTAACACATAGAGAAACGAAAATCAGTTTGAGTGAAACATGTTCTAGACTCGAATCTTGAAATAGTGGATATACAAAGCTTGTTGGTGTGCAAACTGTGTCTGTTAACTTGGTCAGTCACTTAGAATAGTTAATACACATGTGCTCATTCCATGGACATCCTCTTTATGAAGTTGATAAGAAGAGACTGCAGATTCGAAGGATAAATCCTCAGATGGACTTCATTTTGTGTTTTATCTGTAAACTATATATCTTACCCAAACTAGCAGGTCCAATGTGGGTCATCAAGATAGTTGATCCCAAAAAATCACTTAGCTGGAACTGCTCAATGGCAGGCAAAAACTCCTCAGCAAATTCTTCCTCAGTTTGGTAAGGGAAACCTAATGCAGCTAGCATTCTAACAGCCAGTATCATGAATAACCAAGATCTATAACCTTCAAAAACCTTTTCTCCATTTTGAACGCCAGGAACACTGCCTCCAAAGCCAATGAGACGAAGGCTAGGCGTTAGCTGTACAGATCGTTTGTGCAGACTAATAGACTGTGGTGTCATTTGGGGAGGATCATCACGAAATGTAGTCACTGCATCGTGCTGTAAATGAACAAATCGAGTTAAAACTGAAACCAAGAAATGACATTTAGgcttattaattattatcaaaataGGATTTGTTCTGAATTGGCAGTATTGGGTTCTGTGAATACATTTCCTGGAATGTAGATGACGGTTGGGTGGATAGACTCTAAACCCTCTACAACTTGTCTCATGTCATTTTCATGTTTCTCCACAATGTCTGGTGGTGCTTTGGGATCCATAGTCATGTCTGCATTATCACCAGACAGCAAAATCAGATCAATTCTATGAAAATGAGAAACTCagtaaacacacagacagaatcacaagatgtctgtttgcttactTCTCTGTCTGAAGTCTTTCTTTAAGACGTCTCACATTTTCAAGTGCAAAGTGGACATCAGTTACATGTACTATGAGACATGGACACAAAATATTCTGAGAGCAAAACAATTAAAGTCAGTGCCATAGTGTGTTCTAATTACTATCATAGTTGGACTGCCAGTGAATGACAATGATTATCGAgatattgaaataaatgtttgtcCCACAATGTAAACATTAtttccatggtttgggggttcaaaccccagtgacgatagCAAATTATGaatcttgtctgtctttctttctcatgtttctctggctttatccatgagactataactcg from Corticium candelabrum chromosome 21, ooCorCand1.1, whole genome shotgun sequence encodes the following:
- the LOC134196284 gene encoding uncharacterized protein LOC134196284 isoform X1, which translates into the protein MQKVLDQLKSKTSLRILHVTDVHFALENVRRLKERLQTEKIDLILLSGDNADMTMDPKAPPDIVEKHENDMRQVVEGLESIHPTVIYIPGNHDAVTTFRDDPPQMTPQSISLHKRSVQLTPSLRLIGFGGSVPGVQNGEKVFEGFPYQTEEEFAEEFLPAIEQFQLSDFLGSTILMTHIGPASLGTAVDRSDILNPVEMGSTTLRKTMESAALQKTVFLHIHGHSHGAPGSIKVGRTTIVNPGPLRYGCFALYTVAQQLPDSVWKLSELTIGRVE
- the LOC134196284 gene encoding uncharacterized protein LOC134196284 isoform X2; the protein is MTMDPKAPPDIVEKHENDMRQVVEGLESIHPTVIYIPGNHDAVTTFRDDPPQMTPQSISLHKRSVQLTPSLRLIGFGGSVPGVQNGEKVFEGFPYQTEEEFAEEFLPAIEQFQLSDFLGSTILMTHIGPASLGTAVDRSDILNPVEMGSTTLRKTMESAALQKTVFLHIHGHSHGAPGSIKVGRTTIVNPGPLRYGCFALYTVAQQLPDSVWKLSELTIGRVE